The Chthoniobacterales bacterium region GTAATTCCATTCACCCCACTGTCCGAATTCCTGGCCTTGGAAGAGCAGTTTCTTTCCCGGATGCGCATACATCCAGCCGTAAAAGAGGCGCAGGTTGGCAAATTTCTGCCACATGTCGCCCGGCATTTTTTGAATGAGCGATCCTTTCCCGTGCACCACTTCGTCATGGCTCAGCACCAGCACGAAATGCTCGTGAAACGCATAGATCATCGAGAATGTGATGTCGCCCTGATGATGCCGCCGATAAACGGGTTCCTTTTCCATGTAGGAGAGGAAATCGTGCATCCAGCCCATGTTCCATTTGAAGCCGAAACCGAGGCCGCCGAGGTAAGTCGGACGCGACACACCGGGCCAGGAAGTCGATTCCTCGGCCATGGTCATGATGCCGGGATGCTGCGCGTAGCAGACCTCGTTGAAGCGCTTCAGAAAATGGATTGCCTCCAGATTTTCGCGACCGCCGTGGACATTCGGCACCCATTCGTTAGCTTCTCGGGAGTAATCCAGATACAGCATCGACGCCACGGCATCGACTCGCAGGCCATCGATATGGTACTCCTCCAGCAGGAATAACGCGTTGCCGATGAGGAAATTTCTCACCTCATTGCGTCCGTAGTTAAAAATCAAAGTCCCCCAGTCGCGGTGCTCGCCCTGGCGCGGATCGGAGTGCTCGAAGAGCGCAGTTCCATCGAAATTGGCCAGTCCATGCGCATCTTTCGGGAAATGCCCTGGCACCCAGTCGAGGATGATGCCCACGCCGGCTTGGTGGCAGCGATCCACGAAATAACGGAACTCATCCGGGTTCCCAAAGCGGCTGGTGATCGCGTAATAACCCGTGACCTGATACCCCCACGATCCGTCGAAGGGATGTTCCGCCACGGGCATGAGCTCGATATGAGTGTAACCCATTTCGAGCACGTAACCGAGCAGGCGATCCGCCAGTTCGCGATAGCTCAGAGGCCGGTTGTCCTCCTCCCAGACGCGCTGCCAGGAGCCGAGATGCACCTCGTAAATGCTTACCGGCTTGTTCTGCCAATTCGTCTGCGCACGAGCGGTCATCCAATCCGCATCGGCCCAAGTGTAACGATTGAGATCGAACACCATCGACGCCGTTTTTTCACTGTGCTGGCCATAAAAGGCAAACGGATCGCTCTTCAACTGGATGGTGCCGTGGGCGCCGCGCACCTCAAATTTGTAATGACAGCCCTCGCCAACATTCGGGATGAAAATTTCCCAGATTCCGGCCTCGAGCAATTTCCGCATCGGATGCACGCGCCCGTCCCAGCCGTTAAATTCCCCGACGACGCTCACGCGCTGCGCGTTGGGTGCCCAGACGGCGAAGGCGACGCCCTCGACGCCGTCGATGGTGCGAAGATGCGCCCCGAGTTTTTTGTAGATCTGATAATGATTCCCCTCGGCGAAGAGATGCGTATCCAACTCGCCCAGGACGCGACCGAAGGAAAATGGATCGTCGATTACGAAAACGTCGCCGTGCCAGGGAGTGATTTGCAGCCGGTAGCGAACTGGTTTCGCGCCCACGCTGGCCTCGAAGAAGCCCTGATCGTTCACCTGCGGAGCCTCGGCAATGACTGCACCCGTTACGTCGAGAATTGAGACGGCTTTTGCATCGGGCCGGAAGACGCGGATCACATTCTGACTCCCGACTTTTTGCGGCCCCAGCGCCGAAAACGGGTCTTGGTGGGTAGCGGAGAGGAGCAAACGAAGGTCGTGATCAGCGAGTGTGGAATTCATGGGGTTTGGGGACGATGCAATAGTGGTAGAATGTGCTTTTGATGGATGGCCTGCCAATCGAAATCGCGCCGGATGAGCTGCCGGACGTGCGAACTTGGGGAGCTGGAGAAAAAATGGCTGATTTTCCGCGTAATTTCAATGGGCGATGTAGCGAGATCGAAGACAATGCCGTTTTCTGTGGCGAGATGCGCCAGCGGCTGGGTGGCGGAGGCGAAAATGGGGAGCCCGCGCAAGCCCGCCTCCAGCATGGGCAGGCCGAAACCCTCCTGTTCGCTGGGGAAAAACAAGGCGTCGGCGATGGCATAGAGCGGAGTGAGATCGGACTCAGCGACGGGCCTTTCGTCGGCAAGAAAGTGGATTTCCTCATTCAAATCTAACTCGGCCACGAGCGCGTCGAGTTCTTTGCGATACGCCGCCTGATCCCCGGAAAATGACTCCGCCGCGCCGGAAATGAGCAGGCGGGGGGTGAATCCGAGCCGCTTCAATTCGGATGCAACTTGAATGCCGAGCCCGATGTTTTTGCGGCGCAGCAATCGCGTCGGATGAAACAAAACTGGGAACGCGCCCGGCAATGCAGCCCGCAGTTTTGGTCGATTCTCCAGAAGCGCGCCCGCGAGTTCGCCGACGTTGTCGATGCCGTTGGGAACCACCGTTACGGACGCGTGGCCGGTGAGTTTCTGGTAAGCGATGGCGCGTTCCGGGGAAATGGCGACGACGTGGGCTCCCGTCGGATGCTGGCGCAGGAGGTCGTTTTCCGGGACGACGTAATAAGGATTCACCGCCGCCAGATCGTGAACCCAGGAAATGACGGGCAACGCGCTCGCGGCCAGCACGTGACACGCCGCTGTCGCCGCCGGGCAGAACGGCATGGTGAGGACGTTGTGGACGATGAGAAAACCGAGTTTTTGGAGTTGAATGAAACTCACAAAAGCGTCCCGATTCGAATGGAACTCGCCTGTGTTTTGAAACCCCGGCACCGCGAGCCACGGGAACTCGGCTGCCATTTCGCCCTGACTCCCATCGCAAAGCAGGATGACCTCGTGTCCGTCAATGCGGAAGAGTCTCGTGTGCGCCGCAACGATGCGCTCGACGCCGCCAATCGCCGGGGGCATCGAATAATGCAGCAGGCCAATTTTCATCCGTCCATCGAGTCTGGCACAAATCACCGTGCGCCGACAACCCACTTGATTCTGCGGAATCTTTGGTTATTATCGCACTCCGCTTTTCAGCCCAACGCCAGGGTAGCTCAGTGGTAGAGCAGGGGACTCATAAGCCCTTGGTCGGGAGTTCAATTCTCCCCCCTGGCACCAGCGGGTTTTCGGCAGTCGCGGTCGCGTAATTCTGCTAACCTGCCGCGACTATTGAGCTTTGTAATGGACGCTGACGTTGCGAAAGACATCCGCGCCGCGCTCGGCTGAGAAATAGAAGAGCTGCATCGAGCCGCTGTCGAGTTTCCATTGGTAGCCAACGACCGTCTCCGTGACGTCGCCCGTGGGGGCTTTCTGGCGCGCGATGAGCGTGCCAGGACCGTAGAGCTGCTCGATCTTCGTCCGCACCTCGCCGAGAAATGTATCGTAATGGGCCACGTCCCAAGTGGCGTCCTCGTATTGCAATTCCACCTCCGCGAGCGTGGCCGACTGGAAATAAAACAGCGTCCGCTTCAGTCGTGGCTGGAGCAAGCCCTCCACCGTCCAGACATCGCGCTCGCCGGATTTGCCCTTGCTCACAATCTTCGCGCCGGCACCCTGGAGCAGCGTCGAGAGATGATCGGGCGTCTCGCCCCAGGCGAGTCCAAAGGGAGGACGCACCTCCGCAGCCGGGAGATTTACGATCCCGCCCAGCATTGCCAGCCAACAAAAAAACAGGACCCGTCGCCACATCGATGTTCGCAGTAAAGAGGAGAAGACTGGCGGCGTCAATCGGTGGATTCCTTCTTAAAAGGATTTGGTCGAGCCTCTCGCTTCCGGTGCGAAAATGGATTAGCCGGGCCAGTTTTTACACTAGCCCGACCGGCTTGAATTCGTGTCCAGGAAGAACCGTCTTCAAGCGGGCATTGCCGAGATGTGCGGTGACCACTTCGCCGAGCACATCGCGGAAATCCGTCGTGTGCAAAAGGTCCCGCCCTTGGTGGAGCTGGTCCTTCGCGAGCCCCGGCCATTGGGAAAGAACCGGGCTGGATTTGCCTGCTCGATTGGAGAGATCGCCACCCACGGCCAACATGCAATTGGCCCAGCCGTGGTCGGTGCCGGCAGTGCCGTTTTCAGCGGCGGTGCGGCCAAAGTCGCTGATCGTGAGGAGCAATGTGTCGTTCATTTTCGAGCCGAGATCCTTCGTAAATGCCGCGATGGCGTCGGACAATCCGCCGACGAGATTGCCAAACGCGCCCTCGACGTTTCCCTGATTTTGATGCGTGTCCCAGCCGCCGTAATCGATCTCGACGACTTCGACTCCGAGTCCGCATTTGATCAGCCGCGCGGCTTCTGCGAGACGTTTGCCAATGGTCGTTTTCGGGTATTCAGCGCCTGGCGTATAAACGCCAGCAGTGGCGCGCTGGATCTGATGCATCCCGTCGAGCGTCGTCTGCGCGGTCTCGGCGAGAAGGTCGCGGGCGGCGTTTTTTTCCTGGCGCGGCTCGACGCAATACGCGTGTTCCAAGGCGGCGGAAATAGAGGCGTCGTCACTCTGTTTCGAGGACGGAAACGATAGATCAGAAATCCCTTCCAGCGCAAACGCCGGAGCTTTGCCGCGAAGAATCCTTGGGAGATTATCGCCGATGGAAACCGCCCGCACCGGGCCATGTCCCGTCGAGGTGAGCAAGTGGCGATTCAGCCAGCCATCGGAACTGACTGTGTTGCCGATGACCCCCGTTTCCCAGACGTCCTGCTCCTCGAAATGCGAGCGCGTATTCAGCGCATAACCGACCGCGTGGAGTCCCATCGCCGTGCCGTCTTTGAAGAATGGCAGCAGCGCCGCCGCCTTCGGATGCAGCCCAAAAAATCCGTCGATGTCGAGCGCGCCACCCTCGGTTCCGGGAGCTTTGATCCCGATGCTTTTGCGAATGGCGGCGTAACCAGGATCGGCAAACGGCACGAGAAAATTCAGCCCGTCCATGCCGCCGCGCAGAAAAATGACGACCAAAGTTTTTCCCTGGGTCACGATAGCTGGCGCGTTGCTGCCGAGAATGTTGCCCGGTGAAATGCCGCAGTAAAGGGCGAGAGCACCAGTGGATTTCAGGAAAAAACGGCGTGAGATATTCATGGTAGTTAGCGGAGTCCGGCTTCGGGGGTTTGGCAGAGAAAATTAACGATCAAGCGGGAACGCGCGTCGCCGGTCGGTTCGGTTTTGGCGAGCAGCTCTATGGCGGCTTGGTTGGAGGTTTCGCTGAGGCAGGCACCGAGAAGCCGGGTGGCGGTGAAATCGAGCATTCGCTGGGTTTGCTCGGGGGTGAGTTTCTTTTCATCGCGCCACGTTTTTGGAATCACGGAAAGGAGTGGACCCTCGATTTTTTGACCCAATCTCCAACGCTGCATCAATGCATTGGAACTCACGTAATCCGAGTCGGCCGCCGAATAGCCGTCCGGTGTCGAGTGATCGAAAAGCCCCATCCCGCTGCGGCGCAAAAAGTCAGCAATCGGGCTCGTTTCCTCCAGCCGAACGGCTCGGGCCATGCGCAATGAAAAATCCAGCGGAGTTGCAATCCGCCGGGGCGCAGCGGCAAATTCCGGGCTCTGCACCATCGCAGTCATCAGCGCCTTCATGTCGCCGCCGGTCTTCAAATAGACCAGTCCCATTTTCTGAACGAGTGAGGCGGGAGCCGGATCGGAAACATAATGCTCGGCCAGTTTGCGCGAGATAAATTCACCGGTGCTCGGATACGAAGCCAGCATGTCGAGCGCCATCTCGACGCGGGCAAAACGCTCCTCGGGCGCGGCCTTGGGAAACTCTAGACCGAGAATCTGCGTGGGAGCCCCGGCATTCAAATCCGGGTCGTATCGAAACTCACCGACGAGGTCGCCGCCGGTGCCTTCGAGGTCGCCTTGCTCGGCCATGCTCCAGCCGGTGAGCAGGCCCGCAAGCGCCGTGACATCGGATTGGGTGTAGCCACCTTTAACCCCGAGCGTGTGAAGTTCCATGATTTCGCGGGCATAATTTTCATTGAGCCGACCGGCAAAACTCCGCTGCTGATCGAGATAGAGCAGCATCGCCGGGCTCATCGCCGAAGTGAGCAGCAAATCAGAAAACGATGCGACTCCGATGCGAGCAAAGGCCTCGTGCTCGCGACGTTTTTTCTCACGCCCAGTCTTCTCGATCCAGGTGGAAAAATGGTTCTCCGTCCAGAGAACGAATCGGTCGCGGACCGGATTTGGATCGACCACTGCTTCGTAGAGAACCTGGCGCACGAGATTGTTGCTGGCGTCTTCACCCGCGAAACGTTGATTGATCGCGGAACGCACGATGGCGCGCTGATTGGCGTCGGGAGCGAGGGCGGAAGCGAGCCATTGGGCCGGACCTTGAGTGAGCAACGGCAGCAGATCGGCAGGCGATGCTCCGAAGCCCAGACGATCCAAGAGCGCGACGGCTTTGGCATAATTTCCAGTGGCGGGTTCGCGTTTGGCGCTGACGAAAATTTCCTTCGTTGTGGAGGCCGTCTTTTTGCCATCCGCATCGAAGGCGACGACCTGCAAACGATGGCTCCCCGGCTTCAGCGAACGCGTCAGTAAAGGGAGTAAGACCGGATTCAGGCCATCGGAAATATCGGTCGCCAGATTCTGCGGAATGTCGTCGATCACGAGGTCCGCCGTGGCCAATCCATCGGGCGCGGAGAACTGCGCGACGACCGCGTCGGAGAGGCCGGCAGCCTGATTTTGCGGCCAGTATTTGAGGGCGACGCTGGCTTTTTGCGGAGTGGTTGACTCTGTGAGTTTGATGGCGCGCAGCCAGAAATTGCGGTCATTTTTGCGGCCATCGGATTCGTCGTTTATGAAGCGCACGACGAGTTCCTTGGGACCGGTAGGCAGCGAGAAATTGCCCGCGCGCACCTCGCTCCATTCGGGTTTGATTTCACTCTGGAGGACGGCGGTTTCCTTTCCATTGACTCGCAGCGCGACCTCGGCCATCGGCAGAACTTTGTAAAACTGGCCCTTCGCCAGCAACGAGAGTTGGAAATTTCCCGTCAGCGTTTCCGGCAGGCGCAGGACGGATTCGCCATTCGTAAACCATGCCGCCGAATCGGCGAGACGCTTGCCCTCTTTCTCGTAGCGTTTCGCCATTTCGCCATCCCAACCAGGATCGAACATCGTAAAATATTCCACCCGCCGCGTGGTCGGCGGTTTTGGGCCATCGAGAACGAGAGTCTGCGGGGCCGATTCGACCCAGGCTCCGACGGCGTCCTGTGAGCGGAGTTGCACTGTATTCTGGCCCGGATTCAGCATTCCGGGATCGATTGTGTAAACCAGCGACGGCCCACTTTCCGAGGCGACTTTCGTTTTATTCACCCAAAGCCCAATCTCCGGGAAACGCGTGGCTGCGGGATCGTCCATGCGGCATTGCGCCTTCAACGTCACCGGACCCGCCACGCTGCGTCCGTCGAAAATACTTGAGAAATTCACCTTGAATCCACTCGCGCCCACGCGAACTGGCGTCGCTGCATCGGACATCATTGGGGCCATCATCATCATTGGCGCATCGCCTTCCCCGGCAACGGCGGGACCTGCGCTGACTTTGGCAAATTCGTAGCGATCCAGATACAGGTTGCGATCCACTTTGCCGTTGCTGAAATCATTCTGAAAACGCACGCCGACGATGTGCGAACCCACGTCCAGATGCACCGGCAATCCGAGCGGCGCACGACGCCAGATGTGATCGCTCACGCGTCCGTTGGTGACCGGTTTCGGGAGGTCGTCGAGTCGCAACGTCATCGTCGGATATGCACCGACCGCCGCATCGCCACGGGCAACGACCATCATCTGATATTCGCCCGCTTCCTTGATATCGATGGAAGTCAGCCAGACTGGCTCGGGACTGGTATTGCGCACACACGCGCCACTGGAAGCGGAGTCGTCCTTGCCGACGACAGGAGTTTTCAAACCGTATTTTTCCGTGCGCGGTGTGTTGATCGTATCCTCGCATTCGCCGGCGATTAGTTCCTCGACTTTGGGTGCAATCACCCGCACGCGCACCGGCTCCGCAGCGATGGGAGCGGAACCTTTCACCACCACTTCGAGATTCAGATCGGTCTCGCCGGAACTCATGCGAGTGGTATCGACTGAGAAAACAAAATGCCGCCCCGGTCCTTTCGGCACGGCGGCCAGTGGCTCGGGAAATACCTCCGTGCCATTTGCCAGCCGCAACACGGCGGTCGCTTCCGTTCCATCGGGCACGAAACAATCCGCCGTCACCGCGACCTGACCCCACACGGCCGCTCCCGCGAGCGGCGCGACGATCCGGGGTTCCAGGACGAGTTTGGGCGTGGTCTCCGGGGTGATTTCCAAGGCCAGCGATGCGCCGCCCATTTTCAGGGTGGCGCGGCCCGGCTTGAGCGCGCGAATGCGGAGATAGCCGACGGGCTGTTGATCGAGAATTTTCCCTGGCAGGACGACTTCAACCTGATCGGCGGGCGTGACAATCGGTTGCAACTCGGCTGGGGCGAGGTCGGTGCCGGAGCGTTGAAAGGCGATCATCTTGGTCCGCCCGGCCTCGACTTGAATCGTGGGTGAGGGGAATCGAACTCGCATGGCCGGAGCCACCGCGCGCGCTTCGCTGGCCAGCAAAAGCAGCAGAAGAAAATGGCAAAAGCCTTTCATGACGGGCGAGAGGAGGGGAAGGAAACAGGGCAATTTACAATGTTAGCAATCCGCGTCCAACCTGTAAAAACACGACCGCGCCGGAAGCCGGGGTCTGGCTGAAATATGCACGCAATTTGCCCCGTCTTTCCGAAAAATATAAAATCATTCCCACTCTTTTAGCCGCATCAAATCCATGCCTGCATCATCGACTGAAGTCAAAAATGCCAACGTCTGCTCCACCGGAATCGAGGGGCTCGACCAAATCCTCCGGGGCGGACTGCCGCTCCACCGCTTTTACCTCGTGCAGGGCGATCCCGGTGTGGGCAAAACCACGCTCGGGCTCAACTTCCTTCTGGAGGGCGTCAAGGGCGGGGACAAGGGACTCTACATCACGCTTTCCGAGACGCACGACGAACTGGTCGAAGTCGCCAAATCGCATGAATGGGATCTAACTCAAATCTCGATTTTGGAGTTGTCGGCACTTGAGGAAACGCTCTTCGCGGAGGCGCAGAACACGCTTTTTTATCCGGCGGAAGTCGAGTTGAACCAGCTAGCGCAGATCCTCATGGAGCGCGTGGTGGAGGTCAATCCGGGGCGCGTGATCTTCGACTCGCTCTCCGAGTTGCGGCTGCTCGCGCAAAATCCGTTGCGCTACCGCCGGCAGTTGCTGGCCTTGAAGCAATTCTTTAGTGGCCGCAAATGCACCGTGCTCGTGATGGACGACCGCACCAGCGAAACCTCCGATCGCGAGGTGCAAAGCATCGCCCACGGTGTGATCAAACTCGAGCAGATGGCCCCCGAATACGGCGAGTCGCGCCGGCGCATTTCCGTCGTGAAAGTGCGCGGGGCCGTCTTCAGCGGCGGCTACCACGATTACGTCATCAGGCAGGGCGGACTTGTGGTCTATCCTCGGCTCACAGCGGCGGAAAAACAGGGAGTCTTCCCCAGCGGCGCAGCCTCGGGCGGCATCCCGGAGCTCGATCAGCTCCTCGGCGGCGGCCTCGATCGCGGCACGAGCACCCTCTTTATGGGACCGCCCGGAACCGGCAAATCGACCCTCGGCGCGCAGTTTGCCGTGGCGGCTGCGGAGCGCGGGGAAAACTCCATCGTCTTCACTTTCGACGAAAAAGTGGAGACCTACATCCACCGGGGCGACTCCATCGGACTTGGGGTTAGCCGTCAGATCGACGCTGGCCGGATCAACGCCATACAGATCAACCCCGCCGAGCTGTCTCCGGGGGAATTTGCCAACTGCATTCGCGCCGCCGTCGAGGAAAAGCAGGCCCGCGTAGTCATCATCGACAGCCTCAACGGCTACCTCAATTCCATGCCCGAGGAATCTTTCCTCGCCGTGCAGATGCACGAGTTGCTCAGTTATCTGGCGCAGCGGGGGATCGTCACCATTCTCATCCTCGCGCAAAACGGCCTCATCGGCGCCGCCATGCAATCGCCCGTGGACATCACCTACCTGGCCGACACCGTTGTCATCCTGCGCTACTTCGAGGCCGAGGGCACGGTGAAAAAAGCCATTTCCGTGATCAAGAAACGCAGCGGCGACCACGAGCGAACGATCCGCGAGTTTGCGATCACCCCCGACGGCATTCAGGTCGGCGCACCGCTCAATGCATTCCATGGCGTCCTCTCCGGCATCCCCACTTTCCAGGGGCAGGGCGATGCCCCGACGCCAAGCCAGCACCCGCATGGACCTCTCTAACGCGAGCGACCGTGGCGGGCATCTGTCCCCAGATGCCTCGGCCGGGCCACCCGGCGACGAATGCATCTTCGTCCTCGCCCCGCTGGGACGCGATGCGGAGCTGGCCAGCGCCGCACTGGCTCAAGCCGGGTTCAGCACCCGCATCTGCCGCGATCTGCCCGACATCATCGACCGCCTGTCGAACGCCGGCGACGACTGCGGCGCGGTGCTCATTGCCGAGGAATCGCTCCTCACCAGCGAGGTTGCGCGCTTCACCGGGTATCTCGAAAGCCAGCCCGCGTGGTCCGATCTGCCCGTCGTCATTCTCACCCAGGGCCGCATCACCAGTGAGTTGAGTCCGAGCCTGCTCCAGCGGTTCGCCCCGCATGGAAATATCACCCTGCTCGAGCGCCCCCTGCGCGTCATCACCCTGCGCAGCATTATGGAAGTCGCCTTGCGCGCCCGCCGCCGCCAATACGAAGTGCGCGACCTCATTCGCGAGCGCGAGGCCGTCCTTTCCAGCGAACGCGCCGCGCGCACCGAGGCCGAAAAGGCCAATCGCATGAAGGACGAGTTTCTCGCCACCCTCAGCCACGAATTGCGCACCCCGCTCAACGCCATCCTCGGCTGGACCTCCATCCTGCGCGGCGTCCCCGAGGATCGCATGGAACTCGAGCAGGGCCTGGAAATCATCGAGCGCAACGCCCGCGCGCAAGCCGTCATCATCGACGACCTGCTCGACATGAGCCGGATCATTTCGGGCAAGATCAACCTCGAAGTCGTCGGCATCCACCTCGGCGCGCTCATCGAGTCGGCGGTGAAAACCGTGCGACCCGGAGCCGACGCCCGCGAGATTGCACTCGAAGTCGCCATTGATCCCTCGCTCGGCGCATTCTGCGGCGACCCGAATCGATTGCAGCAGGTCTTTTACAACCTGCTCACCAACGCCATCAAATTCACCCCGCCCGGCGGCTCCGTCCGCGTGAACCTGCGGCAACTCGAGGCTGCGGTGGAAGTCAGCATCCGCGACTCCGGCATGGGAATCGAACCCGAGTTTTTGCCCCTCGTCTTCGACCGCTTCCGCCAGGCCAACGCCAGCAGCACCCGCAAACACGGCGGCCTCGGCCTCGGCCTCGCCATTGTCAAAAACCTCATCGAACTCCACGGCGGCCAGGTGCGGGCCGAGAGCGCCGGCCTCGGCTGCGGCTCCACCTTCATCGTCACCCTGCCCGTCAGCCACAAGTCGAGTCAGACCCCGCTCACCACGCCCGAACTCCTGCCCACCCTCGATCCCGCCGGCGTCCCACCCGACGCCCGGGAGCCATGGAAGTCCGCCCCGCGCCTCGACGGCATCCACGTTTTGGTCGTCGATGATGAACCCGACACACTCTCTATGATGCGCCGGTTCCTCCAGGAAAGCGGCGCGCAAGTCACCACCGCCTCCTCAGCGGCGGATGCCTTTGCCGCGTTTCAATCCGGCCCGCCCGACATCCTCGTCAGCGACATCGGCATGCCTGGGGAAAACGGCTACTCGCTCATCCGCCGGGTGCGCGCCCTGCCCGTCGAACACGGCGGCGTCGTCCCGGCGGTGGCCGTCACCGCCTACGCCCGCGCCGAGGACCGGGAGCAAGCCGAGCAAGCCGGTTTCAACGACCACCTCACCAAACCCATCGACGCCGCCCGCCTCCTCGACCTCCTCGCCAGCCTCACCTGTGCTGCGGATTAACGGGTGATATGGCAGTCCCGTCCCGAGTTACGGCGGAACGTATGCCCGGCAGCGCAAAGTGGTTTAGCGCGAGCAAAAAGATGTTTCCCCGAGCCGGAGACATGGTTCCTGAGGGCGAATCCACGGTGCTCCAGCTCCCGGACACGTTACCCGGCGGCCAAGACAGGTTTCCCGAGCCGATGGACACGGTGCTCAAGCCCGTAGACACGTTGCGCATGGGCAAAGACACAGTCCCTGATGGCACGGACACGTTTTTCCGGCCCCTCCACACGTTCCCCGACCCCGCAGACACGTTCCTCACCCCCCAAAACACGTTTTCCGTTCGGATGACCAATTTGGCGCAAGTGCTTGGGAAGAGGGGAGTTGCAACGAAATCACCGTCCGGGGTGCACTCGCCTAGCGCATCGACCACCGGTGAGCCAGCGGCCCAGCACCCAGGCGGCCCAGCCGATGGGGAAAAGGGTTCCCCATTGTTGAAAAAAGGTCGGGGCCGGGTGGGCGCGGAAGGCGATTTTGCCGGTGAGGATGCCGGGGTGGCCGGGCTCGAGTTGTTGCAGGACGCGGCCCTGGCGGTCGATGAAGGCGGTGACTCCGGTGTGCGCGCAACGGATGAGGGGCAGGCCGGTCTCGGGGGCGCGAAAGAGGGCGTTCTGGAAGTGCTGGCGCTCGACCACGGGGTCGGCGAAGAGGCTGTCGTCGGTGAGATTGAGCAGGATGTTGGCTCCGGCGGCTGCGTTGTCGCGGGCGAGCGAGGGGAGGGTGTCCTCGACGCAAATGAGCGAGCCGAGCCGGGTGTCGCTGCCGATCAGCCAGAGCGGCGCGGAGGAGGTTCCTCGGGAGAAATCGCTCTCGTAGAAGGGGAGCAAGTGGCGTTTCCGATAGGTCTGCATCCCCCGCCAGCCGGGCGGGAAGGCAAAGGCGCTGTTGTAGGAGCCGTCGGGCGAATGTTCCTGACTGCCGGTGATGAACCACACAGGGACGTTTTCCAGATCGAGATCGAACTCGACTGCGAGCTTTTTCAGGACCGGGAGCGAGTCGAGGAGGGGAGCGCCGGGGGCGGATTCGGGCCAGACGATGAGGTCGGGATTTTGCAGAAGCGCGAGGGTGCTGAGGTGCATGTATTCGCGGAGTGGGTCCTTGGCCGTCGCCGCCTGGACGAGGGAAACTTTGATCTCGCGGTCGTTGGTGTGATCGAAGGAAAGGCTCACGCCATAGCCAAACGACCCGAGGACGAGCGCGAGGCCGAAGGTGAAATCAGAGCGCGAGGCGAAGGTCAGCCGGCCCGCCTCGGCGATGAGGCGCGAGATGGTGGTGACGACGATGACGTTGCTAAAAACGATGAGCCACGAGAGGAATGGAACTCCGCCCACGGAGGCGAGCTGGAGAAACGGGATATTGGTATGGAGCGCGACTCCGAGGCCGTTCCAGGTCATGCCGCCAAAGAGGCAGCCGCGCAGCCATTCCAACAAAGCCCAAGCCGAGGCGAGGGTGATCGCGACGGCGAGACTGGTGATAGATCGACGCCA contains the following coding sequences:
- a CDS encoding DUF1501 domain-containing protein, with translation MNISRRFFLKSTGALALYCGISPGNILGSNAPAIVTQGKTLVVIFLRGGMDGLNFLVPFADPGYAAIRKSIGIKAPGTEGGALDIDGFFGLHPKAAALLPFFKDGTAMGLHAVGYALNTRSHFEEQDVWETGVIGNTVSSDGWLNRHLLTSTGHGPVRAVSIGDNLPRILRGKAPAFALEGISDLSFPSSKQSDDASISAALEHAYCVEPRQEKNAARDLLAETAQTTLDGMHQIQRATAGVYTPGAEYPKTTIGKRLAEAARLIKCGLGVEVVEIDYGGWDTHQNQGNVEGAFGNLVGGLSDAIAAFTKDLGSKMNDTLLLTISDFGRTAAENGTAGTDHGWANCMLAVGGDLSNRAGKSSPVLSQWPGLAKDQLHQGRDLLHTTDFRDVLGEVVTAHLGNARLKTVLPGHEFKPVGLV
- a CDS encoding glycosyltransferase family 4 protein, which gives rise to MKIGLLHYSMPPAIGGVERIVAAHTRLFRIDGHEVILLCDGSQGEMAAEFPWLAVPGFQNTGEFHSNRDAFVSFIQLQKLGFLIVHNVLTMPFCPAATAACHVLAASALPVISWVHDLAAVNPYYVVPENDLLRQHPTGAHVVAISPERAIAYQKLTGHASVTVVPNGIDNVGELAGALLENRPKLRAALPGAFPVLFHPTRLLRRKNIGLGIQVASELKRLGFTPRLLISGAAESFSGDQAAYRKELDALVAELDLNEEIHFLADERPVAESDLTPLYAIADALFFPSEQEGFGLPMLEAGLRGLPIFASATQPLAHLATENGIVFDLATSPIEITRKISHFFSSSPSSHVRQLIRRDFDWQAIHQKHILPLLHRPQTP
- the glgB gene encoding 1,4-alpha-glucan branching protein GlgB; translation: MNSTLADHDLRLLLSATHQDPFSALGPQKVGSQNVIRVFRPDAKAVSILDVTGAVIAEAPQVNDQGFFEASVGAKPVRYRLQITPWHGDVFVIDDPFSFGRVLGELDTHLFAEGNHYQIYKKLGAHLRTIDGVEGVAFAVWAPNAQRVSVVGEFNGWDGRVHPMRKLLEAGIWEIFIPNVGEGCHYKFEVRGAHGTIQLKSDPFAFYGQHSEKTASMVFDLNRYTWADADWMTARAQTNWQNKPVSIYEVHLGSWQRVWEEDNRPLSYRELADRLLGYVLEMGYTHIELMPVAEHPFDGSWGYQVTGYYAITSRFGNPDEFRYFVDRCHQAGVGIILDWVPGHFPKDAHGLANFDGTALFEHSDPRQGEHRDWGTLIFNYGRNEVRNFLIGNALFLLEEYHIDGLRVDAVASMLYLDYSREANEWVPNVHGGRENLEAIHFLKRFNEVCYAQHPGIMTMAEESTSWPGVSRPTYLGGLGFGFKWNMGWMHDFLSYMEKEPVYRRHHQGDITFSMIYAFHEHFVLVLSHDEVVHGKGSLIQKMPGDMWQKFANLRLFYGWMYAHPGKKLLFQGQEFGQWGEWNYAKSLDWHLCEFPLHDGLKRLVQHLNHLYKTEPALSEIDDSYEGFDWIDFHDADNSVIAFLRRDRTGGLLIFVINATPVPREGYRVGVPQAGFYEEILNTDAETYGGSNIGNYGGVPSHLWPWQGREHSLQINLPPLATVGFRLKK